TGGAAGTAATGGTTGTGGTGCCCATTGATGGTAGCATTGCATCAAGAACAACTAAATAAAAACACAAGTTGTTTACGTAGTTCAGTTTCCTTACATCTGCAAAGCCTAGCTTAATGAGTAAATCCATTCTCTTTCAATCCAATACAACAAGTGATTTAGATTCTATCACACTCTAGTATAGTAGCCTTACTTTTGTATCTAAAAATCTAATATCATTCACCTCTATGTTCTACCCTTGAAAACTAAGGTTGTAAACCAAGCAATAAACTTGATTACACTCTCAAATGCACTTTCAATAAAAGTTCCTTAATGAACAGATCAATGCTCTAAACTCTTAATATAAAACTAATAAAACTCTCTTCAAATATATAAGAGTTCGATACTTACTAACATACTAGATCAAGTACAATCAATTCCCCACACAATATAATAAAGTTTAGGATAAATAGGATCATTTGAGATAAGTCTTTAATGCAGTCCTAATCCAATCTCCATAATTTAAGAGATTCAGTAGCTTGGTCCGATCCAATCCTCATGATAAGTTATTTCAAATGAATATGTTTTTATAAATGAGATATCATATTTCCACAATATCAACAATTGCACGGCCCAAAGATTTTGTTCTAAAATATTGACCAACCAAATATGGCAAGTCATGTTGCCTGTCGCAAGGCTATCCATAGTGGCCACAACCATTGGTACTGGACAAACCACTTCTCATTAACTTGCCTCAACATATAAAAATTAGAGAGACCTCCATAAGTAGTAGATTTATCAACCTGAGAAATGACAAACCTATATGTAACATTAATGCCTTCATAATTTGGGTCTTCTGCTCTAAGGGGAGAATCTGGGGCCAAAGCTTATGAGTAAGGCCTAGACCCAAACATTTTATCCAAATTTATCCAttcgaaaaacaaaaaaaatcctAGATCATCCTCAATCAAAAAAATCTTATTGGATATATTTTTtgagagaaaataaaaaaaaaaattaagacgaTGAATATGTAAAGTTGAATTAGGACTACACCTTTGTTGAATTTAACCCTCAAATGTTTTATGAATGTTCAACCATGAGTTCTCTTAGATCTTTGAGGTAGCGTCAACAAAGAAGATGAAGTGTACGGGGACAGTAGTGATGCAGAGCGACATGAGAGGGTCGGATTGTTGAGCTAAAATGTAGAGCGAGCGATAAGGGTGGCATCTGATGTTGTGGAGCTTTTTGATGATTGGGAGTTTTGATGGCAACAATGGTAATATTAGCTTAGTTCTGTCAATCGGACAAATTAGGACAACGAAGAAGATGACTGTCAGGGAGAAGAACAAgggacatgaaatgaataagatttCATGTTGTTCTAAAAGTTGCAAAAAAACTCAACATATGCATTATTGGCTTGCACaatattttttagaatttagactaattgataaaatatgtaaagttgaaggctaaatttattaaaatttttagaattatgtCCAAATTGATGAAATCATAAGCATTGAAAGCTAAacttattattataaaaaaattcatatcaatatttcattaatgatttaatgaaaaaaacaatctaaattttaaatttcaataacattaataactaaaataaaatttttaacctGTGAAACTAGAATAGAAATATGTTAATATTTAAATCACTATTTATATAATTtgctcaaattttaaaataaatataaataattctaCTTTCAATCATCTTATCCAATGTACTGAAATATTTCAGTTATGAGTGTTTATTTAGTACTTTAAGAAAATATTCTTTTAATACACAGTATTTGATTGTTATTTATTGATATTTTGCGACATTTCGAAAGAAGGAAGAGGGCCAACTAAGTGGGGTAACCAAAACGAGAGATAACCCAAAAACGAAGCAACGTCGGTGTGCAACTTTTCCACTTCTCCTTCAATTTCTAGCTTTTAATTATCCTCCACGTGTAATGTCCATTCTTCTTGTCTCTTTGACGTTGACACCATTTGGACAGCCTCATATGATTCCTTATCATCCTAGTTCCTTTGCCCTTTGCTTTCACCCATCCAACTAAAACATCAAAAAGTCCTTGAAAATCATGGAGATTCCTCCAACACTAAACcaaatataagaaaaaaaaaattacacaAAAGGTTTTATATATTTGCTGCAACTATATAAGATTCATATAAGTGCTGCTGTTTCTTTCCTTACATATTTGCTGGGAGTTTTTGGATTTGGAAAATGGAGCGTTATGAGATACTGAAAGATATTGGATCAGGGAACTTTGGTGTTGCTAAGCTGGTTAGGGATAAAAGGACTGGTGAGCTTTATGCTGTCAAGTATATTGAAAGAGGCCCCAAGGTATCAGATTTTGTTTTTAGCTTTATTTTCCTATTGGCTCTCCAAGATTCATGCCCATCATCTTGTTTGGGTTGTCAATATTTTCTTATGGATGGATTTCAAGAGATTTCTTGTCTATGCAGATTGATGAGCATGTGCAAAGGGAGATTATGAACCATAGGTCTTTGAAGCATCcaaatataataaaattcaaaGAGGTAAATATCTATAGTTCCTCATAAGTTTCAGGTATTGAAGTCAAGACAAGCATTACTTGTACAAGTTTCAGAGCTCCTTAAATGGAGCAGTGAAGgtttttgcattttttttttcttctctttaaaaaTCAGAGTTGATTTGAACAGAACAGGCTTTACAATGATTTATCTTTTGTTCTGTTTTAGCTAACTTAGCCTTGAGAGCAACCTACATGGTCAGAGATGTAGCTTCCAGTTTAGCTTTAGCTTCATATTAGGTAGCACCAGTTTTTGATTGAAAATTAACTTAAAAAGGTTCAAACAAACGATATGGGAGTTTGTGATCTTCAACAGGGCAGCTAAAATCAATGGTGTCCATGGTATGTTTGATCCAATCCCAAACACAACTTTTTGCAGGTCCTGTTAACACCAACTCATCTTGCCATAGTCATGGAATATGCAGCTGGTGGAGAACTTTTTGAAAGAATATGCAACGCTGGTAGATTTGGTGAAGATGAGGTATATTCTTATaaacatcttttctttttctaatttttcatacGTTAAAAGTTGTGCTTattgaatttcatttttttaccTTACTGTTATTGTTTTACTGCATCAGGCAAGGTTTTTCTTTCAACAACTGATATCAGGAGTGAGTTATTGCCATGCAATGGTATATATGGCCTTACTTAGTCTATTGGATcccccctcttttttttttttttttggctatcTAGCTAAGTTGAGATTTTTATCCCCATTTTCACAGAAAATTTGTCATAGAGATCTTAAGCTGGAAAACACTCTATTAGATGGAAGCAGTACACCCAGACTAAAAATATGTGACTTCGGCTACTCTAAGGCAATGAACCTTTCTGTTTATGATCTACATACTATAAAGTCAATTATTAACTTTGTACTACATGTTTCAGTCGAGTGTGTTACATTCCCAGCCCAAATCAACTGTAGGAACCCCAGCCTATATTGCACCAGAGGTCTTGTCCAAAAAAGAATATGATGGGAAGGTAAAACTCCTATTAAGACCTTAGTTTTCAGCTCCAAATGTTGATGATCAGTGCTTTATCTAtgggagaaaaaaaaaattgtagattgcAGATGTTTGGTCATGTGGGGTTACTTTGTATGTCATGCTGGTTGGCGCTTATCCTTTTGAAGACCCTCAAGATCCAAGAAACTTTAGAAAAACAATTCAGGTCAGTTGCTACTAGCAGCCATGACCATGATAGTCCATTATGTTTAGATTTAAAAAACTAATGTGGATGGACTTCTGACAGCGGATTCTGAGTGTCCACTATTCTATTCCTGATTATGTTCGACTTTCAAAGGATTGCAGACATCTCCTATCCAGGATTTTCGTAGCAGACCCTGAAAAGGTAATTATATAAGTTTTGTCATGTTTACAGATTTGTTGATATGTAACTTCACttcgtatttattattattattttttgtgatAGAGAATAACCATACCAGAAATCAAGCAGCATCCCTGGTTTTTAAAGAACTTGCCAAAGGAATTCATGGGAGGAGGGGGAGGAAACCTggaaaaggaagaagatgaacagtttCAAAGTATTGAAGAAGTGTTGTCTATAATTCAAGAGGCTAGAGAACCTGGTGAGGGTCCAAAAATTGGGAGTCAATTACTTGGTGGTAGTATGGAGCTTGATGACTTAGATACTGATGCAGATATAGATGATATAGAGACGAGTGGTGATTTTGTCTGTGCATTGCAAGTGtgaataataattaaaaacaaaatagcaTCAACTTTTCAAACCAATATGGCTGGAAATTCAATAAATAGAAAAAGGGAAAGCAAATTTGAAGGTAAAGAAATGTGGAAGAAGTTGCTTTGCATAGTATAGGGGAtatggaaataaaagaaaaatgttgcATCTCAAGCTTTAAAATCTCTCACGACTTTCCCATATTTTGTTCACGTTTAGAATAAGAAAATGACAGCtttattttctatattttccaATTATGAAAACATGAACGGATGGAAGAGGAAAAGTCCTTTTGGGGAAGGGCAATGTAAAATTGATTGGTAGGAAGGTTGGGCCGTTGGATTCCAACATTTTTATTATGAATACTATGTCGTATGACTCCATCATCTTTAAAAAAAACCATATCCTTTCTGGATTCCATATCATTTATGTAAATGAATGGGCCATCAGTGCCAGTAGGACTCACACTCATTAAATGGTTTTGACtttactttttatatatataaaagctaATTTATTCTACCATTAAATTATCAATCAGGTCTCAACGACCTCAACCAAATCTAAATAGTAGGTCGATTTGATATTCAAGATTGAATTTGGATGAATTATTAAGTTTGAGTTAGAGATTTAGTTTGGTTGATACTTGAAAAACACTGAAATCaattgaaaattaatattttcaatatCTTAATGTTTTATACATGTTTAAtgatacaaaataaaaataatttgatagaattttttataaaaaaggtGAAAAATAATAAGTAGATAAAACTTACTTTTCACTTAATGGAAAATACTTTCAattaattgtattttatttattttaatattatattatttaataaaaactttAGAATAAggtaaaatgtttaaaaataaaaatagaatgtagtacataatttttataatttaatatatatatatatatatttatcaaacCGATCGTGAAGTTCGAACCAATCTtacttatgaggaagaaccggttGATATTTTAGCTCGTGAAGAGAAGGTTTTGCAAAATAAGAGAGTGCCATTGGTTAAGGTTTTGTAGCACAACCAAAAgatagaagaggctacttggAAA
This is a stretch of genomic DNA from Gossypium arboreum isolate Shixiya-1 chromosome 11, ASM2569848v2, whole genome shotgun sequence. It encodes these proteins:
- the LOC108470501 gene encoding serine/threonine-protein kinase SAPK2-like isoform X2, yielding MERYEILKDIGSGNFGVAKLVRDKRTGELYAVKYIERGPKIDEHVQREIMNHRSLKHPNIIKFKEVLLTPTHLAIVMEYAAGGELFERICNAGRFGEDEARFFFQQLISGKICHRDLKLENTLLDGSSTPRLKICDFGYSKSSVLHSQPKSTVGTPAYIAPEVLSKKEYDGKIADVWSCGVTLYVMLVGAYPFEDPQDPRNFRKTIQRILSVHYSIPDYVRLSKDCRHLLSRIFVADPEKRITIPEIKQHPWFLKNLPKEFMGGGGGNLEKEEDEQFQSIEEVLSIIQEAREPGEGPKIGSQLLGGSMELDDLDTDADIDDIETSGDFVCALQV
- the LOC108470501 gene encoding serine/threonine-protein kinase SAPK2-like isoform X1, with protein sequence MERYEILKDIGSGNFGVAKLVRDKRTGELYAVKYIERGPKIDEHVQREIMNHRSLKHPNIIKFKEVLLTPTHLAIVMEYAAGGELFERICNAGRFGEDEARFFFQQLISGVSYCHAMKICHRDLKLENTLLDGSSTPRLKICDFGYSKSSVLHSQPKSTVGTPAYIAPEVLSKKEYDGKIADVWSCGVTLYVMLVGAYPFEDPQDPRNFRKTIQRILSVHYSIPDYVRLSKDCRHLLSRIFVADPEKRITIPEIKQHPWFLKNLPKEFMGGGGGNLEKEEDEQFQSIEEVLSIIQEAREPGEGPKIGSQLLGGSMELDDLDTDADIDDIETSGDFVCALQV